Proteins encoded together in one Streptomyces sp. NBC_01216 window:
- a CDS encoding IS1380 family transposase: MQAIRSRPRIHVSTDGSGAVGHAGARLLADLAEATGLTAAYSAALGQLRPRGTGHDPGRIAVDLAVMIADGGETITDLAVLRDQSEVFGPVASTPTAWRLLAHIDDTVLASLRSARAQAREVAWLQAADQGEDVPVVKAAGREIPGLVLDIDATLVTCHSEKQDAAPTYKSGFGYHPLLCFLANTGGALAGRLRPGNAGANTASDHISVLDDALAQIPDAHRYGTDLLIRADSAGSAKAFLAHIRDLHERGIRTSFSVGNPVTEPVHRAIRTLPDRLWHPALNQDGSLRYGAEVAELTSMADLASYPAGTRIIVRRERPHPGAQLSLFDTVEDLRHQVFLTDTPVAGGGSAQFLEVRHRGHATVEDRIRCGKNTGLGRFPSRQFAVNAAWLELSLAAGDLIAWTRLLLLNGDLATAEPKKLRYRLLHVAARLTRGGRRLHLRISATWPWRHELAAAFHRLQALPRPAS, encoded by the coding sequence GTGCAGGCTATCCGTTCACGTCCCCGGATTCATGTCTCCACCGACGGCTCGGGGGCGGTCGGACATGCCGGAGCACGTCTTCTGGCAGATCTCGCCGAGGCCACGGGCCTGACAGCCGCGTATTCTGCCGCGCTGGGTCAGCTGCGGCCGCGCGGGACCGGCCACGATCCCGGCCGGATCGCCGTGGACCTTGCGGTGATGATCGCTGACGGCGGCGAGACCATCACGGACCTGGCCGTACTGCGGGACCAGAGCGAAGTGTTCGGCCCGGTGGCCTCCACACCCACCGCCTGGCGGCTGCTCGCCCACATCGACGACACGGTGCTCGCTTCTCTGCGGTCCGCCCGGGCCCAGGCCCGTGAAGTGGCCTGGCTGCAGGCCGCCGACCAGGGCGAGGACGTCCCCGTGGTGAAGGCTGCCGGACGCGAGATACCCGGCCTCGTACTCGACATTGACGCCACGCTGGTGACCTGCCATTCCGAGAAGCAGGATGCCGCACCGACCTACAAAAGCGGGTTCGGCTACCACCCGCTGCTGTGCTTCCTGGCCAACACCGGCGGCGCCCTGGCAGGCAGGCTGCGTCCAGGCAACGCCGGCGCGAACACCGCGAGCGACCACATCAGCGTGCTCGACGACGCACTCGCCCAAATCCCCGACGCCCACCGATACGGCACCGACCTGCTGATCCGCGCCGACAGCGCCGGATCCGCGAAAGCATTCCTCGCCCACATCCGTGACCTGCACGAGCGCGGCATCCGTACGTCCTTCTCGGTCGGCAACCCGGTCACCGAACCGGTCCACCGCGCGATCCGCACCCTTCCCGACCGACTGTGGCACCCGGCCCTCAACCAGGACGGCAGCCTGCGCTACGGCGCCGAAGTCGCCGAGCTGACCAGCATGGCCGACCTTGCCAGCTACCCGGCCGGAACCCGGATCATCGTCCGCCGCGAACGTCCGCACCCCGGCGCCCAGCTGTCCCTGTTCGACACCGTCGAGGACCTGCGCCACCAGGTTTTCCTCACCGACACCCCCGTTGCCGGGGGTGGTTCCGCCCAGTTCCTGGAAGTTCGCCACCGCGGACATGCCACGGTGGAAGACCGCATCCGCTGCGGCAAGAACACCGGCCTCGGCCGCTTCCCCTCCCGCCAGTTCGCCGTCAACGCCGCCTGGCTCGAGCTGTCCCTGGCCGCCGGTGACCTGATCGCCTGGACGCGGCTCCTCCTGCTCAACGGCGACCTCGCCACCGCCGAGCCGAAGAAGCTCCGCTACCGGCTCCTGCACGTCGCCGCCCGCCTCACCCGCGGCGGACGCCGCCTCCACCTGCGGATCTCCGCGACCTGGCCTTGGCGACACGAACTCGCCGCGGCCTTCCACAGGCTCCAAGCCCTGCCCCGACCAGCCAGCTGA
- a CDS encoding ricin-type beta-trefoil lectin domain protein, with protein MTIRLRLPFPAVALAAALLTALATVPLTAANARAAAPICISGTLQYDYQSAEDGTAKPTRTKPLRNATVELWGAEKSTDSPQALNVVGLTAVSDGSYNLCYTPTTTTSLSTVWVKVWATSNNLWRVFDTNNQYITWQLPALSNVTGNRNTGTAKAPASTARAWHAFDTLNLLWWSRGNPASYCWSSHETNNSNCTPLTVRWHDQATGGSWYSDSTNTVNLVGPDADSEHYILHEGAHFLQHRMFNGPMPSSFTCDSHSIPNVSTEGCAWSEGFANAAAAYLLGDSRFVHSNGSSTSFTYGNGWGVGDKVEGNVAGSLLALWRTVDTNWNGSIAAMTAQKPLTFSDYFNTTRPGANPPLPTGSTAVGKLNPHTIDYGPTITGDGKYHSLTNGSALVLERMGGCANQTSATAGLNTSDTTRGWQRWKVEANTDGTVRITDGCAQPLTLTAPSGSGGVGTVTLKPYNPADSYQKWKITKSNGTLKITTPQTGLTLDREGATPGSKVMVTWSNSSNPQSWAPLD; from the coding sequence TTGACTATCCGACTGCGACTGCCGTTCCCGGCCGTCGCCCTGGCCGCGGCCCTTCTCACCGCACTGGCCACCGTCCCGCTCACGGCCGCCAACGCGCGGGCAGCAGCCCCGATCTGCATCAGCGGCACGCTCCAGTACGACTACCAGTCCGCAGAGGACGGAACGGCCAAGCCCACCCGCACCAAGCCGCTCCGCAACGCCACCGTCGAGCTGTGGGGCGCCGAGAAGAGCACCGACTCACCGCAAGCACTCAACGTCGTGGGCCTCACCGCTGTGAGCGACGGCAGCTACAACCTCTGCTACACGCCCACCACGACCACCTCGCTGAGCACCGTCTGGGTGAAGGTCTGGGCCACCAGCAACAACCTGTGGCGGGTCTTCGACACCAACAACCAGTACATCACCTGGCAGCTGCCTGCACTCTCCAACGTCACCGGCAACAGGAACACCGGAACGGCCAAGGCCCCGGCGTCCACGGCCCGGGCCTGGCACGCCTTCGACACCCTCAACCTCCTGTGGTGGTCCAGAGGCAACCCCGCAAGCTACTGCTGGTCCTCCCACGAGACGAACAACAGCAACTGCACCCCGCTCACGGTCAGATGGCACGACCAGGCCACCGGCGGATCCTGGTACAGCGACTCCACCAACACCGTCAACCTCGTCGGCCCGGACGCCGACTCCGAGCACTACATCCTGCATGAGGGCGCCCACTTCCTCCAGCACCGCATGTTCAACGGACCCATGCCCTCCAGCTTCACCTGCGACAGCCACTCCATCCCGAACGTGAGCACCGAAGGCTGCGCGTGGTCGGAGGGCTTCGCCAACGCCGCCGCCGCCTATCTGCTCGGCGACTCCCGCTTCGTCCACAGCAACGGAAGCAGCACCAGCTTCACGTACGGCAACGGATGGGGCGTCGGCGACAAGGTCGAGGGCAACGTCGCCGGTTCCCTCCTCGCCCTCTGGCGTACCGTCGACACCAACTGGAACGGGAGCATCGCTGCGATGACCGCGCAGAAGCCCCTGACCTTCTCCGATTACTTCAACACCACCCGCCCGGGCGCGAACCCGCCCCTGCCCACCGGCAGCACCGCGGTCGGCAAGCTGAACCCGCACACCATCGACTACGGGCCCACCATCACCGGCGACGGCAAGTACCACAGCCTCACCAACGGCAGCGCACTGGTACTCGAACGCATGGGCGGATGCGCCAACCAAACCAGCGCGACCGCCGGCCTCAACACCTCCGACACCACCCGAGGCTGGCAGCGCTGGAAGGTCGAGGCCAACACCGACGGCACCGTGCGGATCACTGACGGCTGCGCCCAGCCGCTCACCCTCACCGCCCCCTCCGGCAGCGGCGGCGTCGGCACGGTCACGCTCAAGCCCTACAACCCCGCCGACAGCTACCAGAAGTGGAAGATCACCAAGAGTAACGGAACACTGAAGATCACCACTCCGCAGACGGGCCTGACCCTCGACCGGGAGGGCGCCACCCCGGGCTCCAAAGTGATGGTCACGTGGTCCAACAGCTCGAACCCGCAGTCCTGGGCCCCCCTCGACTGA